One Planktothrix serta PCC 8927 DNA segment encodes these proteins:
- a CDS encoding phosphate/phosphite/phosphonate ABC transporter substrate-binding protein: MKKSRINFNLVLTLVIYSSVACTPSVSPSVVSPSSSTNAPNPSNSQQNPELEIAIIPWVSSTEQQDKIQQLEEYLKQELHQPVKIQLTKDYETAVNLLVKGEVKVAYLGPLSYIQAKQRNPNLEPIVAHIEKTTGRPWYTSVIVVNSQAGIITLEDIKGKRFSFVSPSSTSGFLFPSAKFKKLGMKPDRDFSEVQYAGGHDKNIIALAEGKVDAIAVNKSAYIEAVQQNLLPENQYKTIWESQPIPNSPFVISSSLPSELKTKLQRALINAPEGLLNVGGITATGYTVVQDEDYEPIRKLQTFLEKPTQNP, translated from the coding sequence ATGAAAAAGTCAAGAATTAATTTTAACTTGGTTTTAACCTTAGTGATTTATTCAAGCGTTGCTTGTACCCCTAGTGTTTCCCCATCCGTTGTATCTCCATCTTCTTCAACAAATGCTCCTAATCCTTCTAATTCACAACAAAATCCAGAATTAGAGATAGCGATTATTCCGTGGGTTAGTTCAACCGAACAACAGGATAAAATTCAACAGTTGGAAGAATATTTAAAGCAAGAACTACATCAACCCGTTAAAATTCAGTTAACAAAAGATTATGAAACAGCAGTTAATTTATTGGTTAAGGGTGAAGTTAAAGTGGCTTATCTTGGCCCTTTATCATATATTCAAGCGAAACAACGGAATCCTAATTTAGAACCGATTGTTGCTCATATCGAAAAAACCACTGGCCGACCTTGGTATACAAGCGTTATTGTGGTAAATAGCCAAGCTGGAATTATTACCCTAGAAGATATCAAGGGGAAACGCTTTAGTTTTGTTAGTCCTTCATCAACCTCTGGTTTTCTATTTCCCAGTGCTAAATTTAAAAAATTAGGAATGAAACCAGATCGGGATTTTTCTGAGGTGCAATATGCGGGTGGACATGATAAAAATATTATCGCTTTAGCCGAGGGAAAAGTCGATGCGATCGCTGTTAACAAATCAGCTTATATTGAAGCAGTACAACAGAATCTACTTCCTGAAAACCAATATAAAACTATTTGGGAATCTCAGCCAATCCCCAATTCTCCCTTTGTAATTTCTAGCAGTTTACCCTCAGAACTAAAAACTAAATTGCAGCGAGCTTTAATTAATGCTCCCGAAGGGTTATTGAATGTAGGAGGAATAACAGCAACGGGTTACACTGTAGTTCAAGATGAAGATTATGAGCCGATTCGCAAACTTCAAACCTTTTTAGAAAAACCTACTCAAAACCCATGA
- a CDS encoding sensor histidine kinase, producing MKISVKFIGSSIFVFSFVCILFNGSQSLFMQSEMALKERREQTRQTLNRILNLQIEARDEIVALKDYLLLGNNPTDMVRYQKSKSKFQITLQELQLLLPASADLEVIHRRHQELIRLADSLKEYQKIDLPRLQQDIRAINSFSKNIEISLDFLVDSIQQQEKQAEAQVLQIQQTVVFTQTLILGIIFLVFALQFALILLPVIRSFRELRLGVQKLGAGDWYYQVKIQSGDEIEEVGNYFNQMAAQLSELYQNLEEKIREITQTNNLLNQEISDRIQTEADLHKTLQQLQLSQEIIQLEKMSSLAKMVGGIAHEINNPVTFISANLTHVNNYLQDLIYLISIYQRYYPESVPEIQEFIEAIDFDFLQEDAIKIIESMAFGATRIKDIVQSLRTFSRLDEADCKKVDIHKNLESTLLILHHRLQSNFYPSAITVIKNYDDLPLVECYPSQLNQVFMNIIVNAIDALEDRNHPQNLASNSQLNLTPLISPTISISTHLISPNEIEIRIADNGSGIPPEIQSKIFDPFFTTKDVGKGTGLGLSVSYQIIVDKHGGELTCDSQLGQKTEFRIKIPIKLPKISPLEIIEKPKTKQLN from the coding sequence ATGAAAATTTCTGTTAAATTTATTGGCTCTTCAATTTTTGTCTTTAGTTTTGTTTGTATTTTGTTTAATGGTAGTCAATCTTTGTTTATGCAATCAGAGATGGCTTTAAAAGAGCGTCGAGAACAAACTCGCCAAACTTTAAATCGGATTTTAAACTTACAAATTGAAGCTAGAGATGAAATTGTTGCTCTGAAGGATTATTTACTTTTAGGTAATAATCCAACGGATATGGTGCGTTATCAGAAGTCTAAATCTAAGTTTCAGATCACGTTACAAGAACTGCAACTTCTACTTCCTGCTTCTGCTGATTTAGAAGTAATTCACAGACGACATCAAGAATTAATTCGGTTAGCTGATAGCTTAAAAGAGTATCAAAAAATTGATTTGCCGCGATTACAACAGGATATTAGAGCGATTAATTCCTTTAGTAAAAATATTGAGATTTCCCTAGATTTTTTAGTGGATAGTATTCAACAACAAGAGAAACAGGCTGAAGCACAAGTCTTGCAAATTCAACAAACCGTTGTTTTTACTCAAACCTTAATATTAGGAATAATTTTTCTGGTTTTTGCCTTACAATTTGCCTTAATTTTACTTCCGGTTATTCGTTCCTTTCGAGAGTTACGATTGGGTGTTCAGAAACTCGGTGCAGGTGATTGGTATTATCAAGTAAAAATTCAATCAGGAGATGAAATTGAAGAAGTTGGCAACTATTTTAATCAAATGGCAGCCCAATTATCAGAATTATATCAGAATTTAGAGGAGAAAATTAGAGAAATTACACAGACCAATAATTTACTCAATCAAGAAATTAGCGATCGCATTCAAACTGAAGCCGATTTACATAAAACCTTGCAACAACTACAACTGTCCCAAGAAATTATTCAACTGGAAAAAATGTCAAGTTTAGCAAAAATGGTGGGAGGAATTGCCCATGAAATTAACAATCCTGTCACCTTTATCTCGGCGAATTTAACCCATGTCAATAATTATCTACAAGATTTAATCTATTTAATTTCTATTTATCAGAGATATTATCCTGAATCTGTCCCTGAAATTCAAGAATTTATAGAAGCAATTGATTTTGATTTTCTCCAAGAAGATGCTATTAAAATTATTGAATCAATGGCATTTGGCGCAACTCGAATTAAAGATATTGTGCAATCGTTAAGAACCTTTTCTCGATTAGATGAAGCCGATTGTAAAAAAGTAGATATTCACAAAAATTTAGAAAGTACCTTACTCATTTTACATCATCGCTTACAATCTAATTTTTATCCTTCTGCCATTACTGTGATTAAAAATTATGATGATTTACCATTAGTAGAATGTTATCCCAGCCAACTAAATCAAGTCTTTATGAATATTATTGTGAATGCGATTGATGCTTTAGAAGACCGAAATCATCCTCAAAATTTAGCCTCCAACTCACAACTTAATTTAACTCCCCTGATCTCCCCCACAATCTCAATTAGCACTCACCTAATTTCACCCAATGAAATTGAAATTCGGATTGCTGATAATGGGTCTGGTATTCCTCCCGAAATTCAGTCGAAAATTTTCGATCCCTTTTTTACCACAAAAGACGTGGGAAAAGGCACCGGATTAGGGTTATCCGTCAGCTATCAAATTATTGTTGATAAACACGGAGGAGAATTAACCTGTGATTCCCAACTCGGTCAAAAAACAGAATTTAGGATCAAAATTCCCATCAAACTCCCCAAAATATCACCCTTAGAAATAATAGAAAAACCTAAAACCAAACAACTCAACTGA
- a CDS encoding SDR family NAD(P)-dependent oxidoreductase, with protein sequence MKTALITGASVGIGAAFAKELASRKMDVVLVARSQDKLEQLAEQFQTQYQIKAHVIPQDLTQPGAVQSVVDAIQKQGLTIDLLINNAGFGDYGAFVDRPLEKQLSMIQLNILALVEFTHIFLTDMKKRGSGAIVNVASIAGYQPLPYSSVYSGTKAFVLTFTEALWAENKDSGVRILVVCPGPTESNFFIEAEFPQTFAGAGQNYATAEEVVEETLQALQKDFSTLVTGGFSNQFIVNLPRFFPRDTIVSIVEKQFKPKK encoded by the coding sequence ATGAAAACTGCGTTAATTACAGGAGCGTCTGTTGGAATTGGGGCGGCGTTTGCGAAGGAACTGGCCTCTCGGAAAATGGATGTGGTTTTAGTGGCTCGTTCTCAAGATAAATTAGAACAACTGGCGGAACAATTTCAAACTCAATATCAGATTAAAGCTCATGTCATTCCTCAAGATTTAACCCAACCGGGTGCAGTACAATCTGTGGTTGATGCTATCCAAAAACAAGGATTAACCATTGATTTACTGATTAATAATGCCGGGTTTGGAGATTATGGAGCCTTTGTTGATCGACCCTTAGAAAAACAGTTAAGCATGATTCAATTAAACATTCTAGCCTTAGTTGAATTCACTCATATTTTTTTAACAGATATGAAAAAACGGGGTTCAGGTGCAATTGTTAATGTGGCTTCTATTGCGGGTTATCAACCTTTACCCTATTCTTCTGTTTACTCTGGAACAAAAGCCTTTGTTTTGACCTTTACTGAAGCATTATGGGCAGAAAATAAAGACTCTGGGGTGAGAATTTTAGTCGTCTGTCCTGGGCCGACAGAATCTAACTTTTTTATAGAAGCAGAATTTCCTCAAACCTTTGCAGGCGCCGGACAAAATTATGCCACGGCGGAGGAAGTAGTTGAAGAGACGTTACAAGCGTTACAAAAAGACTTTTCAACCTTAGTAACGGGAGGCTTTAGTAACCAATTTATTGTTAATTTACCTCGATTTTTCCCCAGGGATACAATTGTTAGTATTGTGGAAAAACAGTTTAAACCTAAGAAATAA
- a CDS encoding MAE_28990/MAE_18760 family HEPN-like nuclease, with product MKDFIREFHKRVAEINKYFELVDRIENLGPFSTNSISFPSGEYTVDSELQKILKSHCYLLLYNLIESSIRNGIIAIHDAILMDQLTYRDLSEKIQKLWLLNDQSKSFIASNIKKETIANNLQDTIRSVIKNEIVTLDQTNIPISGNLDAKTIKKLIDMYGFHGNLGVPDKEIDDILNFIVKIRCDLAHGNVSFCDASNQIIWKKSGDNADDHKSEFRYLIDDKENVVKYLTHLLKNINDYIDNKKYKL from the coding sequence ATGAAAGATTTCATCAGGGAATTTCACAAGCGAGTAGCCGAGATTAATAAATATTTTGAGTTAGTAGATAGGATTGAAAACCTAGGGCCTTTTTCTACGAACTCAATCAGTTTTCCATCAGGTGAGTACACAGTTGATAGCGAGCTTCAGAAAATCCTGAAATCTCATTGCTATTTACTTTTATACAACTTAATTGAATCTTCGATTAGGAATGGGATAATTGCAATCCATGATGCGATTTTAATGGATCAGCTAACTTACCGAGATTTAAGTGAAAAAATTCAGAAGTTATGGTTATTAAATGATCAAAGCAAAAGCTTCATAGCTTCTAATATTAAAAAGGAAACTATAGCGAATAATCTTCAAGATACAATTAGATCAGTTATAAAGAATGAAATAGTTACATTAGATCAAACTAATATTCCCATATCTGGCAACCTAGACGCTAAGACAATTAAGAAACTTATAGATATGTATGGTTTTCACGGTAATCTAGGAGTTCCTGACAAAGAAATAGATGATATCCTTAACTTTATAGTTAAGATACGATGCGATTTAGCTCATGGAAACGTTTCATTTTGTGACGCATCAAATCAAATTATTTGGAAAAAGTCTGGTGACAATGCTGATGATCACAAAAGTGAATTCAGATACTTGATTGATGATAAAGAAAATGTAGTTAAGTATCTCACTCATCTACTAAAAAACATTAATGATTATATTGATAATAAGAAGTATAAGTTGTAG
- a CDS encoding DUF262 domain-containing protein, whose amino-acid sequence MVKAIQQDRITAAEQQIEDRRQEIDYDTKEFTIEMIVNKYLEKDDDDESEIYIPDYKREFVWDINRQSKLIESIILGLPIPPLFVAEIEESGRLEIVDGSQRIITLAAFLRNQLRLTNLKTLDSLNGFYFRDFAPSRQRKFKNTPLRMIILSDKASESVRNDMFDRINTTSH is encoded by the coding sequence ATGGTTAAAGCAATTCAGCAAGACAGAATTACTGCCGCCGAACAGCAAATTGAGGATAGAAGGCAAGAAATTGACTATGATACTAAAGAATTCACAATAGAGATGATCGTCAATAAATACTTAGAGAAGGATGATGATGATGAAAGCGAGATTTATATACCTGATTATAAAAGAGAGTTTGTATGGGATATTAATCGTCAATCTAAATTAATTGAATCTATTATTCTCGGTTTACCTATCCCTCCGCTCTTCGTGGCTGAAATAGAAGAATCTGGAAGGCTAGAAATTGTTGATGGCTCTCAAAGAATTATAACTCTTGCAGCTTTTCTCAGAAACCAGTTGCGATTAACTAATTTGAAAACATTAGATTCCTTGAACGGTTTTTACTTTAGAGATTTTGCACCATCACGCCAGAGAAAGTTTAAGAATACTCCTCTTAGAATGATTATTCTTTCAGACAAAGCCAGTGAAAGCGTAAGAAATGATATGTTTGACCGAATCAATACCACTAGCCATTGA
- the argC gene encoding N-acetyl-gamma-glutamyl-phosphate reductase gives MGSAERIPVGIVGASGYGGVQLVRLLQDHPLVKIAYLGGDSSAGKPFCSLYPHLNECVDLVIEPIDIDKIASKCQIVFLSLPNGLAYQMAPKLLEKGCKVLDLSADYRFSNLDIYKKWYGGDRQDQAIAASAVYGLPELYRNRLSTAQLVGCAGCYVTASLLALAPLLKQGLVDPDTAIIDAKSGTSGGGRQAKVNMLLAEADNSIGAYSVGGHHRHTPEIEEICSDLAGHDILVQFTPHLMPMVRGILATVYATLRDPGLVREDLITIYKAFYRNSPLVKILPGGTYPQTKWACGTNLCYLGIEVDQRTGRVIVISAIDNLIKGQAGQGVQCMNLMMGWEETLGLPQLCFYP, from the coding sequence ATGGGTAGTGCAGAACGGATTCCCGTCGGAATTGTAGGAGCATCGGGTTATGGTGGTGTGCAACTGGTTCGCCTGTTACAGGATCATCCCCTGGTGAAAATTGCCTATTTGGGGGGTGATAGTAGTGCTGGAAAACCCTTTTGCAGCCTCTATCCCCATTTGAATGAATGTGTGGATTTAGTGATAGAACCCATTGATATTGATAAAATTGCCTCTAAATGTCAAATTGTATTTCTATCTCTACCCAATGGTTTAGCTTATCAAATGGCTCCAAAATTGCTGGAAAAAGGATGCAAAGTATTAGATTTATCGGCAGATTATCGATTTTCTAATTTAGACATTTATAAAAAATGGTATGGGGGGGATCGTCAGGATCAAGCGATCGCAGCATCGGCTGTTTATGGCTTACCTGAACTTTATCGAAATCGCCTTTCTACGGCGCAATTAGTCGGTTGTGCAGGCTGTTATGTTACCGCCAGTTTATTAGCCCTTGCACCCCTATTAAAACAGGGATTAGTTGATCCTGATACTGCTATTATTGACGCTAAATCAGGAACTTCTGGAGGCGGTAGACAGGCTAAAGTTAATATGTTATTAGCAGAGGCTGATAATTCTATTGGAGCTTATAGTGTGGGGGGTCATCATCGTCATACCCCAGAAATTGAAGAAATTTGTAGTGATTTAGCCGGACATGATATTTTAGTCCAATTTACTCCCCATTTAATGCCAATGGTACGGGGAATTTTAGCAACGGTTTATGCAACTTTACGAGATCCGGGGTTAGTTCGAGAAGATTTAATTACCATTTACAAAGCATTTTATCGCAATTCTCCTCTGGTGAAAATTTTACCCGGAGGTACTTATCCCCAAACAAAATGGGCTTGCGGAACAAATCTTTGTTATTTAGGAATTGAAGTCGATCAACGCACGGGACGAGTTATTGTTATCTCAGCTATTGATAACTTAATTAAAGGTCAAGCCGGACAAGGGGTGCAGTGTATGAATCTTATGATGGGTTGGGAAGAAACATTAGGTTTACCGCAATTGTGTTTCTATCCTTAA
- a CDS encoding tetratricopeptide repeat protein, whose product MKLSLCMIVKNEEEHLAKCLNSVKGIVDEIIIVDTGSTDRTPKIAQQFGAKVHSFDWCDDFAKARNAALSYATGQWILVLDADEMLAPGIGMQLHQVMQNRDLIVINLIRQEIGASQSPYSLVSRLFRNHPQICFSRPYHAMVDDSVAELIRQKPQWKVGNLPNIAILHEGYQAETITKRNKWQLAKSSMERYLQEHPTDAYAASKLGALYVENGDLYRGIELLKLGLSQGSDEGEGVLYELHYHLGIAYGKQQQFTEAKHHYQQAIDINILPQLKLGAYNNLGNIFKQEGELESAKIAYQTAIEIDPSLAIAHYNLGMTLRAMGAYREAIAAYQKAIELNPNSAETFQNLGLLLLEIGQLSDSFIMFKAAIELHEQNNSPEAKRLRMGLEEMGFRV is encoded by the coding sequence ATGAAATTAAGCCTTTGCATGATTGTCAAAAACGAAGAGGAGCATTTAGCGAAATGTTTAAACAGCGTTAAAGGCATTGTTGATGAGATTATTATTGTAGATACGGGTTCAACGGATAGAACTCCTAAAATTGCTCAACAATTTGGGGCGAAAGTTCATTCTTTTGACTGGTGTGATGATTTTGCAAAAGCCAGAAATGCTGCCTTAAGTTATGCAACGGGACAATGGATTTTAGTCTTAGATGCGGATGAAATGTTAGCACCGGGAATAGGGATGCAACTGCATCAAGTGATGCAAAACCGCGATTTAATTGTTATTAACTTAATTCGCCAAGAAATCGGCGCGAGTCAATCTCCTTATTCTTTAGTGTCTCGATTATTTAGAAATCATCCTCAAATTTGTTTTTCTCGTCCCTATCATGCAATGGTGGATGATAGTGTTGCCGAATTAATCCGCCAAAAACCTCAATGGAAAGTCGGAAATTTACCGAATATTGCGATTTTACATGAGGGATATCAAGCAGAAACTATCACTAAACGCAATAAATGGCAACTGGCAAAATCCTCAATGGAACGTTACTTACAAGAACATCCTACAGATGCCTATGCTGCGAGTAAATTAGGGGCTTTATATGTCGAAAATGGAGACTTATACCGAGGAATTGAATTGTTAAAATTAGGCTTATCTCAAGGAAGTGATGAAGGAGAGGGGGTTTTATATGAACTGCATTATCATTTAGGAATTGCTTATGGAAAACAACAACAATTCACTGAAGCAAAACACCATTATCAACAAGCTATTGATATTAATATTTTACCACAATTAAAGCTAGGAGCTTATAACAATTTAGGGAATATTTTTAAACAAGAAGGGGAGCTAGAATCGGCTAAAATAGCTTATCAAACCGCGATAGAAATTGATCCAAGTTTAGCGATCGCTCACTATAATTTAGGCATGACTTTAAGAGCAATGGGGGCTTATCGAGAAGCGATCGCAGCTTATCAAAAAGCCATTGAACTTAATCCCAATTCTGCTGAAACCTTCCAAAATTTAGGGCTTCTATTATTAGAAATTGGTCAACTCAGCGATAGCTTCATTATGTTTAAAGCCGCTATTGAATTACACGAACAAAACAACTCACCCGAAGCAAAACGCTTGCGGATGGGACTAGAGGAAATGGGTTTTCGAGTTTGA
- a CDS encoding fasciclin domain-containing protein, with product MNNLTEYQNSGKRVGLLSILSLLMLGTISPVVAAEVQMSPNSKLIDRQNIAQLPIPKEVIKAVGGDLASIILSDDRFTILAAILQTTGLLEALKEGDFTIFAPTDEAFAKLPQEILEAILQSKDLSKITDILKHHVIPGKVTATDLKAGEVTTLEGNSITVGTDNNQILVEDATVIDSDIPASNGVIHVIDKVMVLPE from the coding sequence ATGAACAACTTAACAGAATATCAAAACTCAGGTAAACGGGTCGGACTTCTTAGCATTTTGAGTCTCCTAATGTTAGGAACAATTTCCCCCGTTGTCGCCGCAGAAGTTCAGATGTCTCCTAATTCAAAACTCATTGACCGCCAAAATATTGCCCAACTTCCAATTCCTAAAGAAGTAATTAAAGCGGTTGGTGGAGATTTAGCTAGTATTATTTTATCCGATGACCGTTTTACAATTTTAGCCGCGATTTTACAAACAACCGGATTATTAGAGGCTCTAAAAGAGGGAGATTTTACAATTTTTGCCCCAACAGATGAAGCCTTTGCTAAATTACCCCAAGAAATTTTAGAGGCTATTCTACAATCAAAAGACTTGAGTAAAATCACTGACATATTAAAACATCATGTCATTCCAGGGAAAGTCACAGCAACGGATTTAAAAGCAGGAGAAGTAACAACTTTAGAAGGTAATTCTATTACCGTAGGGACGGATAATAATCAAATTCTGGTAGAAGATGCAACGGTGATTGATTCTGATATTCCGGCGAGTAATGGAGTGATTCACGTTATTGATAAAGTCATGGTATTACCCGAATAA
- a CDS encoding fasciclin domain-containing protein yields the protein MTIQNYFQKLKQITAFLGVVGVTLLGSFPVEAQLYPNTLTNSVKIAQIPATTSLDIVDTVVSAGEFTILTQALQSADLVDILKGEGPFTLFAPTDKAFSELPPGTLEELLKPENKAQLVKVLTYHVVPGKVLSTDLKSGEVETVEGDTIKVEVGTSVKIDNATVIKADVPASNGVIHVIDTVILPN from the coding sequence ATGACGATTCAAAATTACTTTCAAAAATTGAAACAAATAACTGCATTTTTGGGTGTTGTTGGAGTAACACTATTGGGGAGTTTTCCCGTTGAAGCTCAACTTTACCCTAACACCCTAACAAACTCCGTCAAAATTGCTCAAATTCCCGCTACAACTTCCCTGGATATTGTTGATACGGTGGTAAGTGCGGGAGAATTTACAATTTTGACCCAAGCCTTGCAATCGGCTGATTTAGTAGATATCCTGAAAGGAGAAGGGCCATTTACATTATTTGCACCGACGGATAAAGCGTTTTCAGAACTTCCGCCAGGAACTTTAGAAGAATTACTCAAACCGGAGAATAAAGCCCAATTGGTCAAGGTTTTGACCTATCATGTTGTTCCGGGAAAAGTATTGTCAACTGACCTCAAATCTGGGGAAGTTGAAACCGTAGAAGGAGATACAATTAAGGTCGAAGTGGGTACATCGGTAAAAATTGATAATGCAACAGTGATTAAAGCTGATGTTCCGGCGAGTAATGGGGTAATTCATGTCATTGATACTGTAATTTTACCGAACTAA
- a CDS encoding MBL fold metallo-hydrolase — protein MKRRKLIQLTTTTLLTTLATGLTSQWQKSIAQSASENTLTAQWLGHTSFLFTGGGLRVLVNPFRQIGCTSGYRSPQQFKTDLVLISSRLLDEGVIEGFTGNPALLYEPGVYQFNGVQIQGIRTIKDRFEGRRFGVNVAWLWKQAGIKILHLGGLAGPLGMEERILIGRPDLMLIPVGGGAKSYTPEEAKKTIEFLNPRIVIPTHYRTLAADVTTCDIEPVDNFLTLMAGTPIQILQTDTITLSADNLPKQSPVIDVLSYNFDNNPRS, from the coding sequence ATGAAACGGCGAAAATTAATTCAATTAACAACAACAACGCTATTAACAACGTTAGCAACTGGGTTAACGTCTCAATGGCAAAAATCTATAGCCCAATCTGCTTCAGAAAATACTTTAACCGCCCAATGGTTAGGACATACTTCCTTTTTATTTACAGGGGGAGGATTAAGAGTTTTAGTCAATCCCTTTCGCCAAATTGGGTGTACCAGTGGTTATCGCAGTCCGCAACAATTTAAGACCGATTTAGTCTTAATTAGTAGTCGCCTATTAGATGAGGGAGTGATAGAAGGATTTACGGGAAATCCAGCTTTATTATATGAGCCCGGTGTTTATCAATTTAATGGGGTTCAAATTCAAGGAATTCGCACGATTAAAGACCGATTTGAAGGGCGAAGATTTGGCGTTAATGTCGCTTGGTTATGGAAACAAGCCGGAATTAAAATTTTACATTTGGGAGGACTAGCTGGCCCTTTGGGAATGGAAGAACGGATTTTAATTGGTCGCCCTGATTTAATGTTAATTCCGGTTGGCGGAGGTGCGAAATCCTATACTCCCGAAGAAGCGAAAAAAACCATTGAATTTCTCAATCCTAGAATTGTGATTCCTACCCATTATCGAACTTTAGCAGCAGATGTAACCACCTGTGATATTGAACCCGTTGATAATTTTTTAACCTTAATGGCGGGCACACCCATACAAATCCTACAAACCGATACAATCACCTTAAGCGCCGATAATTTACCGAAACAAAGCCCCGTAATTGATGTTTTAAGTTATAACTTTGATAATAATCCTAGGAGTTAG
- a CDS encoding anthranilate synthase component II produces the protein MIIVIDNYDSFTYNIVQYLGELGEKLPIASEVQVFRNDKISIEEIRQMKPDAVVISPGPGRPEDAGISLELIRELGPTLPILGVCLGHQSIGQVFGGNIISAPELMHGKTSPIHHTGVGVFQTLENPFTATRYHSLVIERETCPDVLEITGWVEDGTIMGVRHRDYPHIQGVQFHPESVLTASGKQLLRNFLEQI, from the coding sequence TTGATTATTGTTATCGATAATTACGATAGTTTTACTTACAATATTGTTCAATATTTAGGAGAACTGGGTGAAAAATTACCGATTGCTTCTGAGGTTCAAGTATTTAGAAATGACAAAATTTCTATAGAAGAAATTCGCCAGATGAAACCCGATGCGGTGGTGATTTCTCCGGGGCCAGGTCGTCCAGAAGATGCCGGAATTTCCCTAGAATTAATTCGAGAATTAGGGCCAACTTTACCCATTTTAGGCGTATGTTTAGGTCATCAAAGTATTGGTCAAGTGTTCGGAGGTAATATTATTTCCGCGCCCGAACTCATGCACGGAAAAACATCTCCCATCCATCATACAGGTGTGGGTGTTTTCCAAACATTAGAGAATCCTTTCACAGCCACTCGCTATCATAGCTTAGTGATTGAACGGGAAACCTGTCCTGATGTTTTAGAAATTACAGGATGGGTAGAAGACGGGACAATTATGGGCGTTCGTCATCGGGACTATCCCCATATTCAAGGAGTACAATTTCACCCCGAAAGCGTTCTGACCGCTTCTGGAAAACAACTCTTAAGAAACTTCCTAGAACAGATATGA